A stretch of Usitatibacter palustris DNA encodes these proteins:
- a CDS encoding peptidylprolyl isomerase, whose amino-acid sequence MKVKFTTSMGAFTIELDKAKAPISAENFVKYVESGHYNGTIFHRVMDNFMIQGGGFTKDMAQKPTQPPIKNEAPNGLKNDEYTVAMARTNVVDSATAQFFVNVKQNDFLNHAGPSNFGYAVFGKVVDGKDTIDKIKKVPTGNAGGHQNVPTTPVVIEKAECI is encoded by the coding sequence ATGAAAGTCAAATTCACCACCTCGATGGGCGCATTCACCATCGAGCTCGACAAGGCCAAGGCCCCGATCTCCGCCGAGAACTTCGTGAAGTACGTCGAGTCCGGCCACTACAACGGCACGATCTTCCACCGCGTCATGGACAACTTCATGATCCAGGGTGGCGGCTTCACCAAGGACATGGCGCAGAAGCCCACGCAGCCGCCGATCAAGAACGAGGCCCCCAATGGCCTGAAGAACGACGAGTACACCGTCGCGATGGCGCGCACCAACGTGGTCGACTCGGCCACCGCCCAGTTCTTCGTCAACGTGAAGCAGAACGACTTCCTGAACCACGCGGGCCCGAGCAACTTCGGCTACGCGGTGTTCGGCAAGGTGGTCGACGGCAAGGACACGATCGACAAGATCAAGAAGGTGCCCACCGGCAACGCCGGCGGCCACCAGAACGTCCCGACCACGCCCGTGGTCATCGAGAAGGCTGAGTGCATCTGA
- a CDS encoding L,D-transpeptidase family protein, with protein MAHQAGAHGRVKRAFFAALALAACPSFADGDGDGSAGVFSFSNDVEGSLVRAIVGLRESGLRQAMGEIDEVLLRNPNFRLGHLIRGDLLMARAGQPVAFGATATSASMAPLQDEARVRLQRYLDAPNIEHLPAPLLQLSPSQPHAILVDTTRSRLFIYANDNGRPKYVTDFYISLGKNGDEKRREGDQKTPIGVYTIVSSKEKLPDFYGTGAYPISYPNEWDKRNGRNGHGIWLHGTPSETYSRPPFATDGCVVLTNDDFNRLARYVDVGRTPVVIGRKITWREPASWENDRKEFLNAFGQWRTDWESRDTDKYLAHYGKEFEPGTKSREAWSAQKRKVNAGKSWIKVGVAQMSLFAYPGAGPMMMVTFEQDYRSNNLSNKTLKRQYWAKEGDRWRIVHESVVS; from the coding sequence ATGGCTCATCAAGCAGGAGCGCACGGGCGGGTGAAACGCGCGTTCTTTGCTGCACTCGCCCTCGCCGCGTGTCCGTCGTTTGCGGATGGCGATGGCGACGGCTCCGCCGGCGTTTTCTCGTTCTCCAATGACGTCGAGGGTTCGCTGGTGCGCGCCATCGTCGGCCTGCGCGAAAGCGGCCTGCGCCAGGCCATGGGCGAGATCGACGAAGTGCTCCTCCGCAATCCCAATTTCCGCCTCGGTCACTTGATTCGCGGCGACCTCCTGATGGCCCGCGCGGGCCAGCCCGTGGCCTTCGGCGCGACGGCCACCTCGGCGAGCATGGCGCCCCTGCAGGATGAAGCGCGCGTGCGCCTGCAGCGCTATCTCGACGCGCCGAACATCGAGCACCTGCCCGCACCCCTGCTGCAGCTCTCACCTTCGCAGCCGCACGCGATCCTCGTCGACACCACGCGCTCGCGCCTCTTCATCTACGCGAACGACAACGGCCGGCCGAAGTACGTGACCGACTTCTACATCAGCCTCGGCAAGAACGGCGACGAGAAGCGGCGCGAAGGCGACCAGAAGACCCCGATCGGCGTCTACACGATCGTCTCGTCCAAGGAAAAGCTGCCCGACTTCTACGGCACCGGCGCCTATCCGATCAGCTACCCGAACGAGTGGGACAAGCGCAACGGCCGCAACGGGCATGGCATCTGGCTGCACGGCACGCCCTCGGAAACGTACAGCCGCCCGCCCTTCGCGACCGACGGCTGCGTGGTCCTCACCAACGACGACTTCAATCGCCTCGCGCGCTACGTCGACGTCGGCCGCACGCCCGTCGTCATCGGCCGCAAGATCACCTGGCGCGAACCCGCGAGCTGGGAGAACGACCGCAAGGAGTTCCTCAACGCGTTCGGCCAGTGGCGCACCGATTGGGAAAGCCGCGACACCGACAAGTACCTCGCCCACTACGGCAAGGAGTTCGAGCCGGGGACAAAGAGCCGCGAAGCCTGGAGCGCGCAGAAGCGCAAGGTGAATGCCGGCAAGTCCTGGATCAAGGTCGGCGTCGCGCAGATGAGCCTGTTCGCCTATCCGGGCGCGGGCCCCATGATGATGGTGACCTTCGAGCAGGACTATCGCTCGAACAACCTGTCCAACAAGACCCTGAAGCGCCAGTACTGGGCCAAAGAGGGCGACCGCTGGCGCATCGTCCACGAATCCGTCGTTTCCTAA